A DNA window from Theobroma cacao cultivar B97-61/B2 chromosome 5, Criollo_cocoa_genome_V2, whole genome shotgun sequence contains the following coding sequences:
- the LOC18598063 gene encoding phosphatidylinositol 4-phosphate 5-kinase 9 isoform X1: MSGPVATVENVEGALSCAERTKSLDAITDIENGSILTNGDAVHSSETAGFRVGELLLPNGDSYSGSLLGNVPEGRGKYVWQGGCVYEGEWSCGMRHGTGKIQWPTGTVYDGEFSGGYMHGTGTYIGSNKLTYKGRWKLNLKHGLGYQVYPNGDVFEASWIQGTTEGPGKYTWANGNVYLGNMKGGKMSGKGTLTWTNGDTFEGSWLNGMMHGFGVYTWSDGGFYVGTWTRGLKDGKGSFYPKSSRLPALQVVYLNALRKRGLLPDLRKQVHAHIHHASSIDMGSIKVGGNRVSHRNSNKLSEGNLLNLEQSRNRNVSLERRWSLEVSIEKVIGHDSSFELSDSFTEGGEKGSETNAPILEREYMQGVLISELVLNNSFSPSSRRAKRRQKKLAKDIKRPGETIIKGHRSYDLMLSLQLGIRYTVGKITPVQRREVRASDFGPRASFWMNFPKEGSQLTPPHQSEDFKWKDYCPMVFRNLREMFKIDAADYMMSICGNDALRELSSPGKSGSIFFLSQDDRFMIKTLRKSEVKVLLRMLPNYHHHVRSYENTLITKFFGLHRIKPSSGQKFRFVVMGNMFCTELRIHRRFDLKGSSLGRSADNVEIDENTTLKDLDLNYCFYLEPSWQEALLRQIEIDSKFLEAQRIMDYSLLLGVHYRAPQHLRSLMSYNTADGLGSVAEEEEDEISNYPQGLVLVPRGTDDNSVVAGSHIRGRRLRASAAGDEEVDLLLPGTARLQIQLGVNMPARAEQIPGKEENTFHEAYDVVLYLGIIDILQEYNMTKKIEHAYKSLQFDSVSISAVDPTFYSQRFLNFIQKVFPPNSTEN, encoded by the exons ATGTCTGGTCCTGTGGCCACTGTTGAAAACGTGGAAGGAGCACTTTCTTGTGCAGAAAGAACAAAATCTCTTGATGCAATTACTGACATAGAAAACGGTTCTATACTAACTAATGGTGATGCTGTCCATAGTTCTGAGACTGCTGGATTTAGAGTTGGGGAACTCTTGCTTCCCAATGGGGACTCTTATTCTGGGTCATTGCTTGGCAATGTACCAGAAGGTCGAGGAAAGTATGTTTGGCAAGGTGGTTGTGTGTATGAGGGAGAGTGGAGCTGTGGGATGAGGCATGGGACTGGCAAAATACAATGGCCTACTGGAACTGTTTATGATGGTGAATTCTCAGGTGGTTATATGCATGGTACAGGGACATATATTGGCTCTAACAAATTGACTTATAAGGGGAGATGGAAGTTGAATCTCAAACATGGTTTAGGATATCAAGTTTATCCTAATGGAGATGTGTTTGAAGCCTCTTGGATCCAGGGAACAACAGAAGGTCCTGGAAAATATACTTGGGCCAATGGAAATGTTTATCTAGGGAATATGAAAGGTGGGAAAATGTCAGGCAAAGGGACTCTCACTTGGACAAATGGAGACACCTTTGAAGGAAGCTGGTTAAATGGAATGATGCATGGATTTGGAGTGTATACTTGGAGTGATGGTGGTTTCTATGTAGGAACTTGGACACGGGGTTTGAAAGATGGAAAAGGATCATTTTATCCAAAGAGCAGCCGGCTTCCTGCCCTTCAAGTAGTTTACCTCAATGCTCTCAGAAAAAGAGGATTGTTACCAGATTTGAGAAAGCAGGTCCATGCACATATCCACCATGCTTCTTCTATAGACATGGGAAGCATCAAGGTTGGTGGCAACCGGGTATCCCATCGTAATTCCAATAAGCTCTCAGAAGGAAACTTATTAAATCTTGAGCAGTCTCGCAACAGAAATGTTTCCCTGGAAAGACGTTGGAGTCTAGAGGTATCTATAGAAAAAGTGATTGGGCACGATTCATCATTCGAGTTATCTGATTCTTTTACAGAAGGGGGAGAAAAGGGGAGCGAAACAAATGCACCAATCTTAGAACGTGAATACATGCAAGGAGTCTTAATTAGTGAGCTTGTATTAAATAATAGTTTTTCACCATCATCCAGAAGAGCAAAACGGAGACAAAAAAAGTTAGCAAAAGATATTAAGAGGCCTGGTGAAACAATCATTAAAGGCCATAGAAGTTATGATTTAATGCTCAGTTTGCAGCTTGGAATCAG ATACACTGTGGGGAAAATTACACCTGTACAGAGAAGAGAAGTTAGAGCATCAGACTTTGGCCCCCGAGCAAGCTTTTGGATGAACTTTCCTAAAGAAGGGTCACAATTGACACCACCCCATCAATCAGAAGATTTTAAGTGGAAAGATTACTGCCCAATGGTTTTCAG AAATTTAAGGGAGATGTTCAAAATTGATGCTGCTGACTACATGATGTCCATTTGCGGAAATGATGCTCTCAGAGAACTTTCTTCtcctgggaaaagtggtagtATCTTTTTTCTGTCTCAAGATGACCGTTTCATGATTAAGACACTCCGGAAATCCGAAGTAAAG GTTCTTCTAAGAATGCTTCCGaactatcatcatcatgtgagGTCATATGAGAACACACTCATAACAAAATTCTTTGGTCTTCACAGAATCAAACCATCAAGTGGTCAAAAG TTTCGCTTTGTAGTGATGGGAAATATGTTCTGCACTGAGTTAAGGATTCATAGAAGATTTGACTTGAAAGGATCATCCCTAGGGCGTTCCGCGGACAATGTTGAAATTGATGAGAACACAACACTTAAAGATTTGGATCTCAACTACTGCTTTTATTTGGAACCTTCTTGGCAAGAGGCTTTATTAAG GCAAATAGAGATTGACAGTAAATTTTTGGAAGCACAACGCATTATGGACTATAGCCTTTTGCTTGGTGTGCATTACCGAGCACCTCAGCATTTGAGGTCTCTCATGTCCTACAACACAGCAGATGGATTGGGAAGTGTTGCAGAGGAAG AAGAGGATGAAATCTCCAACTACCCACAAGGCCTTGTATTGGTCCCCCGTGGGACAGATGACAATAGTGTTGTTGCGGGTTCTCATATACGGGGTAGACGTTTGCGAGCATCAGCTGCAGGTGACGAGGAAGTAGATCTCCTTCTCCCTGGTACAGCAAG ACTCCAAATCCAGCTAGGTGTGAACATGCCAGCAAGGGCTGAGCAGATTccaggaaaagaagaaaacacaTTCCATGAAGCATATGACGTTGTTCTGTATCTTGGTATCATCGACATTTTGCAAGAATATAACATGACTAAGAAGATTGAACATGCCTATAAATCTCTTCAGTTTGATTCTGTATCCATATCTGCTGTGGACCCCACATTTTATTCGCAACGCTTCTTGAACTTTATTCAGAAGGTATTTCCCCCAAATTCCACTGAGAATTGA
- the LOC18598063 gene encoding phosphatidylinositol 4-phosphate 5-kinase 9 isoform X2: MSGPVATVENVEGALSCAERTKSLDAITDIENGSILTNGDAVHSSETAGFRVGELLLPNGDSYSGSLLGNVPEGRGKYVWQGGCVYEGEWSCGMRHGTGKIQWPTGTVYDGEFSGGYMHGTGTYIGSNKLTYKGRWKLNLKHGLGYQVYPNGDVFEASWIQGTTEGPGKYTWANGNVYLGNMKGGKMSGKGTLTWTNGDTFEGSWLNGMMHGFGVYTWSDGGFYVGTWTRGLKDGKGSFYPKSSRLPALQVVYLNALRKRGLLPDLRKQVHAHIHHASSIDMGSIKVGGNRVSHRNSNKLSEGNLLNLEQSRNRNVSLERRWSLEVSIEKVIGHDSSFELSDSFTEGGEKGSETNAPILEREYMQGVLISELVLNNSFSPSSRRAKRRQKKLAKDIKRPGETIIKGHRSYDLMLSLQLGIRYTVGKITPVQRREVRASDFGPRASFWMNFPKEGSQLTPPHQSEDFKWKDYCPMVFRNLREMFKIDAADYMMSICGNDALRELSSPGKSGSIFFLSQDDRFMIKTLRKSEVKVLLRMLPNYHHHVRSYENTLITKFFGLHRIKPSSGQKFRFVVMGNMFCTELRIHRRFDLKGSSLGRSADNVEIDENTTLKDLDLNYCFYLEPSWQEALLRQIEIDSKFLEAQRIMDYSLLLGVHYRAPQHLRSLMSYNTADGLGSVAEEGSSHLWNLVYAIKII; the protein is encoded by the exons ATGTCTGGTCCTGTGGCCACTGTTGAAAACGTGGAAGGAGCACTTTCTTGTGCAGAAAGAACAAAATCTCTTGATGCAATTACTGACATAGAAAACGGTTCTATACTAACTAATGGTGATGCTGTCCATAGTTCTGAGACTGCTGGATTTAGAGTTGGGGAACTCTTGCTTCCCAATGGGGACTCTTATTCTGGGTCATTGCTTGGCAATGTACCAGAAGGTCGAGGAAAGTATGTTTGGCAAGGTGGTTGTGTGTATGAGGGAGAGTGGAGCTGTGGGATGAGGCATGGGACTGGCAAAATACAATGGCCTACTGGAACTGTTTATGATGGTGAATTCTCAGGTGGTTATATGCATGGTACAGGGACATATATTGGCTCTAACAAATTGACTTATAAGGGGAGATGGAAGTTGAATCTCAAACATGGTTTAGGATATCAAGTTTATCCTAATGGAGATGTGTTTGAAGCCTCTTGGATCCAGGGAACAACAGAAGGTCCTGGAAAATATACTTGGGCCAATGGAAATGTTTATCTAGGGAATATGAAAGGTGGGAAAATGTCAGGCAAAGGGACTCTCACTTGGACAAATGGAGACACCTTTGAAGGAAGCTGGTTAAATGGAATGATGCATGGATTTGGAGTGTATACTTGGAGTGATGGTGGTTTCTATGTAGGAACTTGGACACGGGGTTTGAAAGATGGAAAAGGATCATTTTATCCAAAGAGCAGCCGGCTTCCTGCCCTTCAAGTAGTTTACCTCAATGCTCTCAGAAAAAGAGGATTGTTACCAGATTTGAGAAAGCAGGTCCATGCACATATCCACCATGCTTCTTCTATAGACATGGGAAGCATCAAGGTTGGTGGCAACCGGGTATCCCATCGTAATTCCAATAAGCTCTCAGAAGGAAACTTATTAAATCTTGAGCAGTCTCGCAACAGAAATGTTTCCCTGGAAAGACGTTGGAGTCTAGAGGTATCTATAGAAAAAGTGATTGGGCACGATTCATCATTCGAGTTATCTGATTCTTTTACAGAAGGGGGAGAAAAGGGGAGCGAAACAAATGCACCAATCTTAGAACGTGAATACATGCAAGGAGTCTTAATTAGTGAGCTTGTATTAAATAATAGTTTTTCACCATCATCCAGAAGAGCAAAACGGAGACAAAAAAAGTTAGCAAAAGATATTAAGAGGCCTGGTGAAACAATCATTAAAGGCCATAGAAGTTATGATTTAATGCTCAGTTTGCAGCTTGGAATCAG ATACACTGTGGGGAAAATTACACCTGTACAGAGAAGAGAAGTTAGAGCATCAGACTTTGGCCCCCGAGCAAGCTTTTGGATGAACTTTCCTAAAGAAGGGTCACAATTGACACCACCCCATCAATCAGAAGATTTTAAGTGGAAAGATTACTGCCCAATGGTTTTCAG AAATTTAAGGGAGATGTTCAAAATTGATGCTGCTGACTACATGATGTCCATTTGCGGAAATGATGCTCTCAGAGAACTTTCTTCtcctgggaaaagtggtagtATCTTTTTTCTGTCTCAAGATGACCGTTTCATGATTAAGACACTCCGGAAATCCGAAGTAAAG GTTCTTCTAAGAATGCTTCCGaactatcatcatcatgtgagGTCATATGAGAACACACTCATAACAAAATTCTTTGGTCTTCACAGAATCAAACCATCAAGTGGTCAAAAG TTTCGCTTTGTAGTGATGGGAAATATGTTCTGCACTGAGTTAAGGATTCATAGAAGATTTGACTTGAAAGGATCATCCCTAGGGCGTTCCGCGGACAATGTTGAAATTGATGAGAACACAACACTTAAAGATTTGGATCTCAACTACTGCTTTTATTTGGAACCTTCTTGGCAAGAGGCTTTATTAAG GCAAATAGAGATTGACAGTAAATTTTTGGAAGCACAACGCATTATGGACTATAGCCTTTTGCTTGGTGTGCATTACCGAGCACCTCAGCATTTGAGGTCTCTCATGTCCTACAACACAGCAGATGGATTGGGAAGTGTTGCAGAGGAAG GTAGTTCACACCTGTGGAATCTGGTCTATGCAATCAAAATTATCTGA
- the LOC18598062 gene encoding splicing factor 3A subunit 2 encodes MDRDWGSKPGSGGAASAQTEAMDRRERLRRLALETIDLAKDPYFMRNHLGSYECKLCLTLHNNEGNYLAHTQGKRHQTNLAKRAAREAKEAPAQPQPHKRKVSVRKTVKIGRPGYRVTKQYDPETKQRSLLFQIEYPEIEDNTKPRHRVMSSYEQRVQPFDRRYQYLLFAAEPYEIIAFKVPSTEIDKSTPKFFSHWDPDSKMFTLQVYFKTKPLEANKPQPPPPANGTAAPGAPPRPLPPPPHAPPPPPPPPQGLPNPPRAPPPPVPGSLPPPPPPMGNGPRPMPPGGTPIAPPPPPGGSGTMANFTPRPPTIPPPQGFPGQQMQGHPPPPPPNMGQ; translated from the exons ATGGACAGAGACTGGGGCTCCAAACCCGGCTCCGGAGGCGCTGCCTCCGCCCAGACGGAAGCCATGGACCGTCGTGAGCGCCTTCGTAGACTCGCCCTCGAGACCATCGACCTCGCCAAAGATCCGTATTTTATGCGCAACCATCTGGGCAG TTATGAGTGTAAGCTTTGCTTGACGCTACACAACAATGAAGGGAACTACTTGGCACATACACAAGGGAAGCGGCACCAGACCAATTTAGCTAAGAGAGCGGCGCGTGAGGCTAAGGAGGCTCCCGCTCAGCCTCAGCCTCACAAGCGTAAAGTTTCTGTTCGGAAAACAG TCAAAATTGGCAGGCCGGGGTATCGTGTGACAAAGCAATATGATCCAGAGACAAAGCAGAGGTCTCTTCTCTTCCAG ATTGAATATCCTGAAATAGAAGACAATACAAAGCCAAGGCACCGTGTTATGTCGTCATATGAGCAG AGAGTGCAACCTTTTGATAGGAGATATCAGTATCTCTTGTTTGCAGCAGAACCATATGAGATCATAGCTTTCAAG GTCCCTAGCACAGAGATCGACAAATCCACTCCCAAGTTCTTCTCACATTGGGACCCGGACTCAAAAATGTTCACG CTGCAAGTATATTTCAAAACTAAGCCGCTAGAGGCAAACAAACCTCAACCTCCCCCTCCAGCCAATGGTACTGCGGCGCCAGGTGCTCCTCCAAGGCCTCTGCCCCCACCACCTCATgctccaccaccaccaccccCTCCACCACAAGGACTGCCAAATCCTCCTAGAGCGCCTCCACCTCCAGTGCCTGGTTCATTACCACCTCCGCCACCACCCATGGGAAATGGTCCTAGGCCTATGCCTCCTGGTGGAACTCCTATAGCCCCACCCCCACCTCCTGGGGGTAGTGGGACAATGGCAAATTTCACTCCTAGGCCTCCAACAATCCCTCCTCCACAAGGTTTTCCTGGTCAACAGATGCAGGGCCACCCACCCCCGCCACCTCCTAACATGGGACAGTAG
- the LOC18598060 gene encoding tankyrase: MAVPGRRNGLMEEDEHDDENALFEENGLEMDLEADTPPHLRDLAAAAQLGDLDALRLALDNLNGSIDEPVEDGDTALHLACLYGYLPCVQLLLERGANFEAKDEDGAVPLHDACAGGFIEIVQLLLGTATNAGCLKRMLDTVDAEGDTPLHHAARGEHVDVIRLLLANGASPTKANIYGKIPRELADPETEAWRVFDAAAGAETSQ; this comes from the exons atggcgGTTCCAGGGAGACGCAATGGATTGATGGAAGAAGACGAGCACGACGACGAAAACGCTCTCTTCGAAGAAAACGGTCTGGAAATGGACCTTGAAGCCGACACTCCTCCTCACCTCCGTGACCTCGCCGCCGCCGCCCAGCTCGGCGACCTCGACGCTCTTCGCCTCGCCCTTG ACAACTTGAATGGCAGCATTGATGAACCTGTAGAAGATGGGGATACAGCTCTCCATCTTGCCTGCCTTTATGGTTATCTGCCTTGTGTCCAG CTACTTTTGGAAAGAGGGGCTAATTTTGAGGCCAAGGATGAAGATGGGGCAGTTCCTTTACATGATGCCTGTGCAGGGG GATTTATTGAGATAGTACAACTTCTACTTGGCACTGCCACCAACGCTGGATGTCTGAAAAGGATGCTAGATACAGTTGATGCGGAAGGTGATACT CCTCTTCATCATGCAGCACGAGGTGAGCATGTGGATGTAATAAGGTTGTTGCTGGCTAATGGGGCTTCTCCAACAAAGGCAAACATATATGGAAAG ATCCCGCGTGAGCTAGCTGACCCTGAAACGGAAGCCTGGAGAGTTTTTGATGCTGCTGCTGGGGCTGAGACCTCCCAATGA
- the LOC18598059 gene encoding zinc finger protein ZAT5 — protein MMMMEGQEEVVLCKDQLQIIKGKRTKRPRPLSPLTLLMASSTTSSGGESGGEGGRNSDDSRGLERAVASPTTSVDELTEISTEEEEDMANCLILLAQGQTRIKPSEPASLATTSKTGIYVHQCKTCNRCFSSFQALGGHRASHKKPKVNNEENKGLVFVREDDDQFNNMNTALSLQITNKAVLCNSSKSKVHECSICGAEFSSGQALGGHMRRHRTFTNVPTTTATTALSVGTRSPESQESKKPRTVLQLDLNLPAPEDDHHRETKFSFASKEKLLVFSASSLVDCHY, from the coding sequence atgatgatgatggaggGTCAGGAGGAAGTTGTTCTTTGTAAAGATCAGCTACAAATCATCAAAGGCAAACGTACCAAGCGTCCAAGGCCGCTGTCGCCTCTGACTTTGTTGATGGCTTCAAGCACGACATCTAGCGGAGGAGAAAGTGGAGGTGAAGGTGGGAGAAATAGTGATGATTCGAGAGGGTTGGAACGAGCTGTTGCTTCTCCAACAACATCTGTTGATGAGTTAACAGAAATTAGCacggaagaagaagaagacatgGCCAATTGTTTAATACTTTTGGCTCAAGGCCAAACAAGAATAAAACCATCAGAACCGGCTTCTTTGGCAACAACAAGCAAGACGGGGATATATGTTCACCAGTGCAAAACATGTAACCGGTGCTTCTCTTCGTTCCAGGCGCTTGGTGGACACAGAGCAAGCCACAAGAAGCCCAAGGTTAATAATGAAGAGAATAAAGGATTGGTGTTTGTGAGAGAAGATGATGATCAATTCAACAACATGAACACAGCCCTTTCACTCCAAATAACAAATAAGGCTGTTTTATGCAATAGCAGCAAATCCAAAGTTCATGAATGTTCGATTTGTGGCGCTGAGTTCTCTTCGGGACAAGCTCTTGGGGGTCATATGAGGAGGCACAGGACGTTTACTAATGTACCGACAACAACGGCTACAACAGCTTTGAGTGTTGGAACAAGAAGTCCTGAATCACAGGAGTCCAAGAAACCAAGAACTGTTCTGCAGTTGGATCTTAACCTTCCAGCCCCGGAAGATGATCATCACAGGGAAACtaaattttcctttgcttccaaGGAAAAGCTACTGGTTTTCTCGGCGTCTTCTTTGGTTGATTGCCATTACTAG
- the LOC18598061 gene encoding ras-related protein RABC2a, which produces MGSSSGQSSGSYDLSFKILLIGDSGVGKSSLLVSFISASVVDLAPTIGVDFKIKLLTVGGKRLKLTIWDTAGQERFRTLTSSYYRGAQGIILVYDVTRRETFTNLSDVWAKEVELYSTNQDCVKMLVGNKVDRDSERAVSRDEGIALAKELGCMFLECSAKTRENVEQCFEELALKIMEVPSLLEEGSAVGKRNILKQKPEYHAPPGGSCCS; this is translated from the exons ATGGGATCATCGTCAGGGCAAAGTAGTGGAAGCTATGATCTTTCATTCAAGATCTTGTTGATCGGAGACTCGGGTGTCGGCAAGAGTAGTCTTCTTGTTAGCTTCATTTCAGCTTCTGTAGTTGATCTAGCTCCAACCATTG GTGTGGATTTTAAGATCAAGTTGCTAACAGTTGGTGGGAAGAGGTTAAAGCTTACTATTTGGGATACTG CTGGACAGGAAAGGTTCAGAACATTAACAAGCTCTTACTATAGAGGTGCCCAGGGGATCATACTTG TTTATGATGTAACACGGAGAGAAACCTTCACAAATTTGTCTGATGTTTGGGCCAAAGAAGTGGAGCTCTACTCTACCAATCAGGACTGTGTCAAGATGCTTGTTGGAAATAAAGTTGATAGA GATTCTGAGAGGGCTGTAAGTAGAGATGAAGGGATTGCACTTGCAAAAGAGCTTGGCTGTATGTTTCTCGAATGCAGTGCTAAAACAAGAGAAAACGTGGAGCAATGCTTTGAGGAGCTTGCATTGAAG ATAATGGAGGTTCCTAGTCTTTTGGAAGAAGGGTCTGCTGTAGGAAAGAGAAACATCTTAAAGCAGAAACCAGAGTACCATGCTCCTCCTGGCGGTAGCTGTTGCTCTTAA